CCGGTTCGCCCCGCCGCCCACCAGCAGCAGGATACTCACTTTCTTCTTGAGTAACTCCAGCGCAACGCTGATCGCCGCCGGGCCACCGCCGACAATACAAACATCCGATTCGAGCATCTCCCCGGAAGGGTTGCCGGTGAGAATCATGCGAACGCCTCCTTCATCTCCGCGAACATCTCTCGCATCTCTGCTCCATACTCCAGGGCCTTCAAGTTCTCAAGCAAATGACCAGCCGAAAGTGTTCCCACAAGAACAGTGCTCACACCCTCCTGGGCTGCGGCATAAGCAATCAGCAACTGCGGAGTAGCAATCATCCCAACTCCATGTCGTTCGCGCATCGAGTTCCACTCACCGGCATGCTCCTTCAACAGCGTCTGCGGCTTCAACACCTCATTGGCAACAAGCGGCACCTGTCCCTCCACGCACAACTCTCCGATCGTCCCCGCATTCGGCGAACACAGCGACACGGGCGTCTCCACAATCATCACCTGTCCCGAAGCAAGGCCCTGCCGCACCACTGCGGGATCGCTGGTGGATACTCCGGTCAGGCGACTCATCCCCTTCGTCCGTATCGTCTCCAGCGCGGCCCAACTCTCATCCGTCGGCTCGCCAGCGACAGCCGCGTGCAGCAAAAAAGCATCGACGTGATCTGTCCCCAACCTCTTCAAACTCCGTTCGACACAGCGCACCAAATAGGCCTTCGAAAAATCTCTCCCTGGCGACACCTTCTGCTTCAACTTTTTTCCGATCTGGTTTAGCGGAGAGAACGCTGCAGGCAAAGCAACATGCGCAAATCCGGCCTTCGTAATGAGAAAGCAATCGTCGCGCCGCCGCTCCTTAAGAGCCGCCCCAATTACGCGCTCACTGTCACCGGAGCCATACGTATCAGCCGTATCGATCACCCTGATGTCATGATCGATCGCCGCATGGATCAACCCAATCGCCTGACGACGGGTAAGCGACGAGCCCAGCGATGCCAACCGGCCCGTACCGAGACCCATCCGCGAGATCGGAGTCGCAACTTTCATCGGTCCCTCCGCTTCATAAATCTCACCCTCCAAAACAATGGATGCGTATTCTGATGCTCTCGACCATGTCGATAAAGCAACAAAGGCCATGTTGTTCAAGCAACAGGAATTAATTCGAACCCACCTGCGCGGCCGCCTCCAGAACAGCGATATCGCTAGCCGTATATGTATTGCGAATCTGTTCGTCATTACGCGCCAGCAGCACATTGGAGTGGTAAAGCCCGGTGCCCTGCGTCCCTGGAACGAAAGGAAACCGCAGCGGACGGTCCCAAACCTGCCGGGTCCGCATCCCCGCACGCAACGCATTCACATGCAGCCACACATCATCCGCCTTCGGACAGAGCTGCACAAACTCGGAGCCCGCAAGCTTCAATCTCCGCAGCAGCGACGGAGGATAGATGCAACCGGAGACTCCCGTCGCAAAATGGAGAAAGCTCGACTCAGTCGTTCTGCACCTTCCCCACGTCACGTAGGGAGCGATCGCCCCCTTCTCAAGCCTCACCCGATGAGCTCGATAGCAGTTCACCGACCCAGGGTCTTCACGATTCGCTCGCACCAGGCCCTCCAGCCACCACTCGTTGTACAGAAGATCGTCATCCGCCGTCACAAGCGCCGATTCAAACGTATCGGTCGACAACAGATACGGATAGTACTTGGTGTGTGGCCCGAAGTTTTCACTCCGGCAGATCTCGAGACCCCGATCAACCAACCTCTGCAAACCAGCCGTTCGATTCGCAAACGCCTCTTCACTATCCACCCACAAGATCATCCTCGACGGAAGCACAGATCCCGCAGCGATCGACTCCAATACCAGATGAACCGTACGCAGCCGATCCCCGTAAGTGGTCACCGAAACCACCGGTCCCCCCGGCGCCGTCACCGAAGCCTTCGAGCGTTCGTTGCGAAGACGCAGCCGCGTCAGGTGAAACTTCGTAAGCTTGGTCTCATGCCTCAGGAAAAAAAGCCACGTCTCAACGGCTCTTGTAGACAAGCCAGCCCTCGCGGTGCGGAGTGCCAATGAGAATCTCCCAGTACGTCGTGAAGTAGAACTTGCGATAGGTTCGCGCGTCTCGAGAGCTCTCGCGGTGTTCGGCCAGAAGGAGAAGATCTCGATCGCGTCTACGTTGAGTCTCTATGGCAAGCCGCCCTGTGTCAACGTTTCCCGGCGGCAACCCTTACGGTGCTACTTCGCATCTCCTGCCGAAATTTCTCTGTAGAGAAGCTCGGCAGCCGCGGCCCGCATAGGCCAGGTACTCGTGCGTGCAAACTCCCAACCCGCACGCGACATCGCATTCTTCTGCTCGACACTCATCGAAGCAAATCGGTCGATGGCCGACGCCAGCGCGCACACCACCTCCGCGGGAGTGGTAACAGGAACCTTGATGCCGGCCTCGTCAGGGACGACATCGCGCGCCCCATGCAGGTCCAGGGTAATCACCGGCAGACCGAGCGCCATCGCCTCTAATAGCTGTACTCCCGAGGTCTCGCGCAGACTCGTAAACAACAGCGCATCATGTTCCAGATAAGCTGCGCGCACCTCATCCCAGCTCAGACGCCTTCCCGCCCAGTGGACACGGCCCGTCAACTCCCGCTCAGCAATCATCTGTCTCACCTCGGCCTCGGCTATACCGTTCCCGACGATCGTCAACATCCAGTCGTGCGTCACCTTCGCCAGCGCATCGAGCGCCATCGGAAGCGCCTTGCGCGGCAGCATCCTCCCCACCCAGATCAAGCGAACAGCAGAGCTGCCCTTGAAACTTCGCGGCCCCGGCGCCAGGTAGTCGACCCCCACTCCATTGTCGAACTGTAGTTGCACGTCCGGCCTGCCCATCTCTCGTATCAGCTCCAGCGTGTCATCGTTTGCAGCCAGCACCCTGCTCATCTTCGCAAGCCAGCGTCTGTGAAACGGAGAGTAGGGAAGCGCTCTCGTCAAAAGCGTCCGGCGCTCCTCCGACCGTCTGCTGGGTCCGAAGTATTCGAGCATGCTCGGCGGAGCCGTCTGTCCTCCGCCCACCGGCCCAAACACAGTGGGCACGCCCAAACGCCACAACTGCGTCGGCACATGGATACTCGTATAGGTCACGTGATGCACCACATCGAACCGTTGCTGTCGATTGAGCTCCTTCGCCACTCCCACCGCGAGCATCTGCCAAAGGGCATAGTGAATCCCGCTCCCCGGTTTGAATAGCTTGATCGGTACCGTCACATAGCCAAAGCTCACGTTCGACTTTGGATGATCGCGCTGGTATGCCTCGATCTCCTCACGCCCCTCTCCGCGCGTCAGCACCGTAACCTTGATCCCACGCTCCGCGAGGTGCATCGCCCAGTTCCATCCATTTCCAGGCTCCGAACCAGAGTCCGGCAGGCACGCATAAGCCGAAAGCAAAACATTCATCAGGGAGCTCACCCTCTCATCTTGAATTTCTTTGTTCCCATTCTTCCAGCAATCAGGTCTTCCATTTGCCACACACTCTTATTCAAGCATGCCTTTCTCTCTCTGCCATGCAGCACTTTCGTCTCATTGTGATCTCCAACGAAGTGTGACACAGTAAAAAACAGAACGTTCGAAACTCCCAACGGAGAAAGAATGTGAATGCCAACGGCCAAGCAGACAATCCTCCCTCTGACATCAATGAGATTTTTTGCCGCTCTATACGTCGTCTTATTCCACACCTTGACAGAGCTGCTCACTGGTTTAGATGATCCCAATGCTGTCAACGGGGGACTTCTCGGTCTCGGCTACATCTCCGTCAGTTTTTTCTTCGTGCTCTCGGGCTACATCCTTGCTTTTGTTTACTTGAATGAGGGACAAGGGCCCAAGAAGGGAAGGTTCTGGTGTGCTCGATTCGCAAGAGTTTACCCGCTCTTTTTCTTCACGCTTCTGCTGGACACACCGCACTCTCTCTTCGCTTCGGCTCGCCACATTGGCTTTCATGCCGCTCTCCTCTCAACTGCGAAGATCCTGGTTGCCAATATCTTTCTGATGCAGGGCTGGGCAGTCTCCCTGAGAGGAATCGATAACCCCAACTGGTCGCTCTCAGTCGAAGCATTTTTCTATCTCCTCTTCCCCTTCATTGCAAGCCTGCTTCTCCGCAGACGCCAATCAAGTCTATTGTTGATCCTTGTCCTCTCTTATTGTTCGGGGTTGGCCCTCGTTGCAGGCGCAGCCGGCATGCATCTTAGACAGGATGCCGTGAAGTTTTCACCGGCTCTGCACCTGCACGAGTTTATCGAGGGAATATGCGCTGGTCTGCTCACTCTCAGAATGACCAGCAAGACAAAGTCGACCATCGAGCGAATCTCTCTCCCCCTGTTGGGATGCGCCGCTCTGGGATTTGCCGCCTTTGTCGCGCTCTCCTATCGCACTCTCCACCTGCATTTGCTGATTCATGACGGGATGCTGGCTCCCTTGTTCCTCGTTGTTATCGTTGCACTCACCTATGGAAACTCCGTCGTGCATCGCGTCCTCTCCTATCGCTGGCTGGTAGTTCTAGGAGAGGCCAGCTATGGTCTCTATCTCATTCATATTCCACTATGGCATCTGCTGAAACCAATACATCGAGGCCACAGTCTCCAGACCTATCCCTTCTTTCTGGCTCTCGCAATAGGTCTAAGCGTCCTCAGCTTCTACTACCTGGAAGCGCCTTCGAGGAGATTCATCCTAAGTAAATTCGAGACACGCCCGAACGAGAACCCCAGCCGAACGTTGGTCGCGAATCGTTTCGGCTTGGAGCAGTAGCCGGAGAATTTATCAACGGGTGATCTTTTTTTTGATTATTTTCTAACAAAATACCCGGTCGCTGCCGTCAGGTATCGTTCTACAAAAATGGCGCAATGAAAGGCACTTAGCCCCTGCATCCACGTCGGCGCGCTCTTCCGATCCCATGCAGCAGGCCTCTTCGCTCCGATGCCACACACTTTCGTACTATTGTGACCTCCAGCGAACCGTGCAAGTATTTGCATATGAGAATATGCCCTCCCCCTCCCCGTAACGCTGGGATTTCTCTGCCCAGCGAAGTTATCCGGTCGCGCGCTCTCTTGCGTGCCACCATCAGCGTCATCAGCTTGCTCTGTCTTCTCGTAATGGTGGGTTGCTCCGGACAAACCATTCCCGTTGCCGACGGCGGCACAGCCGCGCCGCAACCCCTCTCCCTGTCCGGCGCTACTCTCAGTGGGACACTGACGTTTCCGGCTGGCTTCATGACCTCCGTCAAATCCTACGGAGCGGTCGGCGATGGAGTAACCGACGACACCGCAGCCATTCAGAGCGC
The Edaphobacter lichenicola genome window above contains:
- a CDS encoding aldo/keto reductase, encoding MKVATPISRMGLGTGRLASLGSSLTRRQAIGLIHAAIDHDIRVIDTADTYGSGDSERVIGAALKERRRDDCFLITKAGFAHVALPAAFSPLNQIGKKLKQKVSPGRDFSKAYLVRCVERSLKRLGTDHVDAFLLHAAVAGEPTDESWAALETIRTKGMSRLTGVSTSDPAVVRQGLASGQVMIVETPVSLCSPNAGTIGELCVEGQVPLVANEVLKPQTLLKEHAGEWNSMRERHGVGMIATPQLLIAYAAAQEGVSTVLVGTLSAGHLLENLKALEYGAEMREMFAEMKEAFA
- a CDS encoding glycosyltransferase, which produces MSTRAVETWLFFLRHETKLTKFHLTRLRLRNERSKASVTAPGGPVVSVTTYGDRLRTVHLVLESIAAGSVLPSRMILWVDSEEAFANRTAGLQRLVDRGLEICRSENFGPHTKYYPYLLSTDTFESALVTADDDLLYNEWWLEGLVRANREDPGSVNCYRAHRVRLEKGAIAPYVTWGRCRTTESSFLHFATGVSGCIYPPSLLRRLKLAGSEFVQLCPKADDVWLHVNALRAGMRTRQVWDRPLRFPFVPGTQGTGLYHSNVLLARNDEQIRNTYTASDIAVLEAAAQVGSN
- a CDS encoding glycosyltransferase family 4 protein, whose protein sequence is MNVLLSAYACLPDSGSEPGNGWNWAMHLAERGIKVTVLTRGEGREEIEAYQRDHPKSNVSFGYVTVPIKLFKPGSGIHYALWQMLAVGVAKELNRQQRFDVVHHVTYTSIHVPTQLWRLGVPTVFGPVGGGQTAPPSMLEYFGPSRRSEERRTLLTRALPYSPFHRRWLAKMSRVLAANDDTLELIREMGRPDVQLQFDNGVGVDYLAPGPRSFKGSSAVRLIWVGRMLPRKALPMALDALAKVTHDWMLTIVGNGIAEAEVRQMIAERELTGRVHWAGRRLSWDEVRAAYLEHDALLFTSLRETSGVQLLEAMALGLPVITLDLHGARDVVPDEAGIKVPVTTPAEVVCALASAIDRFASMSVEQKNAMSRAGWEFARTSTWPMRAAAAELLYREISAGDAK
- a CDS encoding acyltransferase family protein translates to MPTAKQTILPLTSMRFFAALYVVLFHTLTELLTGLDDPNAVNGGLLGLGYISVSFFFVLSGYILAFVYLNEGQGPKKGRFWCARFARVYPLFFFTLLLDTPHSLFASARHIGFHAALLSTAKILVANIFLMQGWAVSLRGIDNPNWSLSVEAFFYLLFPFIASLLLRRRQSSLLLILVLSYCSGLALVAGAAGMHLRQDAVKFSPALHLHEFIEGICAGLLTLRMTSKTKSTIERISLPLLGCAALGFAAFVALSYRTLHLHLLIHDGMLAPLFLVVIVALTYGNSVVHRVLSYRWLVVLGEASYGLYLIHIPLWHLLKPIHRGHSLQTYPFFLALAIGLSVLSFYYLEAPSRRFILSKFETRPNENPSRTLVANRFGLEQ